A portion of the Toxoplasma gondii ME49 chromosome VIIb, whole genome shotgun sequence genome contains these proteins:
- a CDS encoding hypothetical protein (encoded by transcript TGME49_258630): MVGGLREQCVQRLSRQVASRGRRLLRRPLAVRPPRTGLSSRLHDERLWTSPTQTERVAESSDAGEPAASPWREGACPLQGYASPLDSGASSLFTCPSACFAQPPCHREIEKRETEPAAAQGASWAGFPDAILYVRWRTRLSCLSQHSVLNGRQSQTPFLARSYASLTSFEDLSRQPQTLSWKTKSETATAPLRRLLARTKSFSSASDRDSRVQGNLFASDIASLPVVRVLVEAASEASEAGDRAGASPRSRRELLGDMSGVAALEEAERRGLEAVVLAGSSAKLPVCVLTSSLSDFLEQQQLRQARAKAMQVPAAFRVGYSFSGEVGRRGSTDGGVEMKEGATSGGAGGEAADLRSEEGAKAAAVGLESRELGGAREADVGTFAFDPSLKIKTVRINGVADERDMLRSAQTARKFLSQGHRVELQVVAQMHQKKTRARTSHLVLLIGGFVRECRDVGRPLHLPLNASLLASLPVIKVQIWPCSKEQAAAFQMPPVTLESPKKGKGGKQEEHEREGKKGKGQGGHEKRSHAHTNARHEAFD, from the exons ATGGTCGGGGGACTTCGTGAACAGTGCGTTCAACGCCTTTCTCGGCAAGTGGCAAGCCGAGGCCGGCGGCTTCTTAGGCGGCCGCTTGCTGTTCGGCCCCCTCGCACAGgtctttcctcgcgtcttcATGACGAGCGACTGTGGACTTCGCCGACGCAAACTGAGAGGGTTGCCGAGTCTTCCGATGCAGGGGAACCTGCCGCATCACCTTGGCGGGAGGGTGCATGTCCTTTGCAGGGCTACGCCTCACCTTTGGACTCTGGCGCTTCGAGCCTTTTCACTTGTCCGTCTGCATGCTTCGCCCAACCGCCCTGTCACCGAGAGAtcgaaaagcgagaaacagaaccgGCTGCTGCCCAGGGTGCTTCTTGGGCTGGCTTCCCTGACGCCATTCTCTATGTCCGTTGGCGCACGCGCCTCTCATGCCTGTCGCAGCACAGCGTCCTGAACGGCCGGCAGTCCCAGACGCCTTTTCTGGCGAGGAGCTACGCGAGCCTGACTTCTTTTGAAGATCTTTCTAGACAGCCGCAGACTCTGTCGTGGAAGACAAAGAGTGAAACAGCAACTGcacctcttcgtcgcttgcTTGCAAGAACGAAATCTTTCTCTTCGGCT AGCGACCGCGACAGCCGCGTGCAGGGGAACCTGTTTGCCTCGGACAtcgcgtctctgcctgtCGTGCGCGTTCTCGTGGAAGCTGCCTCCGAAGCATCAGAAGCAGGCGATCGCGCGGGGGCCAGCCCACGCAGTCGCCGCGAGTTGCTGGGAGACATGTCGGGTGTCGCCGCGctcgaggaggcagagaggcgaggcttGGAAGCCGTCGTCCTCGCAGGCAGCAGCGCGAAGCTTCCGGTCTGTGTGCTCACTTCAAGTCTGTCGGACTTCCTGgaacagcagcagctgcgccaGGCCCGCGCGAAGGCGATGCAAGTCCCCGCTGCGTTTCGCGTGGGGTACAGTTTTTCTGGAGAGGTCGGAAGGCGCGGAAGCACCGACGGAGGAGTTGAAATGAAGGAGGGGGCGACCAGCGGCGGAGCAGGCGGCGAGGCCGCGGACTTGCGGTCGGAGGAAGGAGCCAAAGCGGCGGCCGTTGGGCTCGAAAGTCGAGAGTTGGGGGGAGCTCGGGAGGCAGATGTGGGCACATTCGCCTTTGACCCGTCTTTGAAGATTAAAA ccgtGAGGATCAACGGTGTTGCGGACGAGCGCGATATGCTGAGGAGTGCCCAGACTGCGAGGAAATTTCTGTCTCAAG GCCACCGCGTGGAGCTGCAAGTCGTCGCCCAGATGcaccagaagaagacgcgcgcgcgcaCGAGTCACCTCGTTCTCCTCATTGGCGGCTTCGTTCGCGAGTGTCGCGACGTGGGACGGCCTCTCCATCTCCCTCTCAACGCGTCGTTGCTTGCCAGCTTGCCAGTCATCAAAGTTCAGATCTGGCCATGCTCGAAGGAGCAGGCTGCCGCTTTCCAG ATGCCCCCAGTGACTCTGGAGAGtccgaagaaggggaagggcgggaagcaggaagaacatgagagagaagggaagaagggaaaggGACAAGGAGGACACGAGAAACGAAGCCACGCGCACACCAATGCTCGCCACGAGGCATTTGACTAG